The following DNA comes from cyanobiont of Ornithocercus magnificus.
GACTGCCTCTGTGCTACCAGAGCGCTGGCGGCGGGTGAGAAACCCGAAGAGAACTTTGCCTATAGCTGCTACAAGATTTCCCTCAAGCTCCTTAAACATATTCATATTCAAGTGAAAAGCATGGTTAGCTTCCTCAACGATTCTATTTGCTGTCGGTTGGTCTATGGGTAATTCATCCATTCGAGCCCTATAAGCTACTTTAAAGTCTTTCTCGTCATCGATTGCTTCAAAGGAGTAGAATTGTAGACCATCATTGGAGGGCAAATTCATCGCTTTCTGAGCTATAGTCCTCAAAATTTGTCCGCCAGAGAGGTCGCCAAGGTAGCGTGTGTAGTGATGGCCCACAAGTAGTTCTGGAGATTCAGAGGCAACTTGGTGAATGCGCTCGACATAAGCTAAAGCAGCAGCAGACGGCCTCACTTGCGCAGCCCAGTCCGGTCCAAAGTAGTAGGCGAGATCTTTCTCGAGAGCTTCGCGGCGGTTGAGCTCTTTCATGGCGATTGGTCCCACTACAGGATGATCGGAGAGAGCTGTGACCTCTTCCTCCATAGCGCTGTACACGAAGTAGAGATCGGCCACAAGTTCGCGGTAACTGGACTTGTCAACCACGCCCTTCAGAAAACAGCTCACAAAACCAGTGTTTTCAGCCATGGTGTGAGACTTCTTAGTGCCTTCCCGGAGTTGGGATGCCAGTGCAACAGGCATGGAAACGGTGAGTGGTAACACAATCTGATGACATTATTCGGTTGGGAAGGCTCAAGGACTCACGGGGTTGCAAAGGGTTACGCACTGGTCACTGCTGTAACATCTGGTGGAAACAATCCATACAGATCGCGGCAAATTTCACGTAGCTGCTGCTGTTGCTGTTTTTGCGGAAGGTGGCTGCCGCTGAGTTGCCAGTCGCCAATGGTTGCCAGTCGCCAACGCTCGCCTGCATGTGTCATGCCACGCATCAGAACACCGAGCAACCGCGGAGATGCTTCAGTCTGTATAGCTGAGTCCT
Coding sequences within:
- a CDS encoding heme oxygenase (biliverdin-producing), coding for MPVALASQLREGTKKSHTMAENTGFVSCFLKGVVDKSSYRELVADLYFVYSAMEEEVTALSDHPVVGPIAMKELNRREALEKDLAYYFGPDWAAQVRPSAAALAYVERIHQVASESPELLVGHHYTRYLGDLSGGQILRTIAQKAMNLPSNDGLQFYSFEAIDDEKDFKVAYRARMDELPIDQPTANRIVEEANHAFHLNMNMFKELEGNLVAAIGKVLFGFLTRRQRSGSTEAVVA